A single Methanocaldococcus bathoardescens DNA region contains:
- a CDS encoding plasma-membrane proton-efflux P-type ATPase, with translation MDIKKIEEEFGTSLKTGLSTEEAKERLKIYGYNEIPEKKIHPIIKFLSYFWNPIAWMIEIAAILSAIIRHWADFAIILILLIVNGIVGFWEEHKAENIIEFLKQKMALNARVLRDGKWKTILARELVPGDVVRIRIGDIVPADIILVDGDYLAVDESALTGESLPVEKKVGDIVYSGSIVKKGEMTGIVKDTGLNTYFGKTVKLVEKAEGVSSYQKMIIKIGNYLIILAVILIAIMVVVELLRGASLIETIQFALVLAVSAIPAAMPAVLSITMAVGALNLAKKDAVVKKLVSIEELAGVDILCSDKTGTLTKNQLVCGEIVALNNFSKEDVILFAALASREEDADAIDMAILNEAKKLGLIEKIKRYKIKKFIPFDPVIKRTEAEVTNGETFKVSKGAPQVILDLCNADEKLKEKVNKIVDKLAENGYRALGVAVYKNNKWHFAGVIPLYDPPREDAPLAIKKIKELGVKIKMVTGDHVAIAKNIAKMLGIGDKIISISELLKKLKRGEVKKEKFNDIIEEADGFAEVFPEHKYKIVDSLQKKGHMVAMTGDGVNDAPALKKADCGIAVSNATDAARAAADIVLLSPGISVIVDAIQEARRIFQRMESYVIYRITETIRILFFVELCILILGIYPITALMIVLLAILNDIPILAIAYDNVIEPRYPVKWKMKEILTISTILGLIGVVSSFLIFYISDVFFHLTLAELQSFVFLKLILAGHATIFVTRIRDRLWKKPYPSKLLFWGVIGTNIIGTIVAAEGIFMAPIGWNLALFMWLYAHIWMLINDEIKMILLKRIKID, from the coding sequence ATGGACATTAAAAAAATTGAAGAGGAATTTGGAACTTCTTTAAAAACTGGATTATCAACAGAAGAAGCAAAAGAAAGATTAAAAATTTATGGTTATAACGAAATCCCAGAAAAGAAAATCCATCCAATTATTAAATTCCTGTCGTATTTTTGGAATCCAATTGCTTGGATGATTGAGATAGCCGCTATTTTATCTGCAATAATTAGACATTGGGCAGATTTTGCCATAATTTTAATTTTATTAATTGTTAATGGTATTGTTGGTTTTTGGGAAGAACATAAAGCAGAGAATATTATAGAATTTTTAAAACAAAAAATGGCTTTAAATGCGAGAGTTTTGAGGGATGGAAAGTGGAAAACAATTTTGGCGAGAGAGTTAGTGCCAGGTGATGTTGTTAGAATAAGGATTGGAGATATAGTTCCTGCTGATATAATATTAGTTGATGGAGATTATTTGGCTGTAGATGAATCTGCTTTAACAGGAGAGAGTTTGCCAGTAGAGAAAAAAGTTGGAGATATTGTTTACTCTGGCTCTATTGTTAAAAAAGGAGAGATGACTGGAATTGTTAAAGATACTGGATTAAATACCTATTTTGGAAAAACAGTGAAATTGGTTGAAAAAGCAGAGGGAGTTAGCTCATATCAAAAAATGATTATTAAAATAGGAAATTATTTAATAATTTTAGCTGTTATTTTAATAGCAATAATGGTTGTTGTTGAATTATTGAGAGGGGCAAGTTTAATAGAGACAATTCAATTTGCTTTAGTTTTAGCTGTTTCTGCAATTCCAGCAGCCATGCCTGCGGTTTTATCAATAACAATGGCAGTCGGTGCTTTAAATTTGGCAAAAAAAGATGCAGTAGTTAAAAAACTCGTTTCTATTGAGGAATTGGCAGGAGTTGATATTCTTTGTTCAGATAAAACTGGAACTTTAACAAAAAATCAACTTGTATGTGGGGAAATAGTTGCTTTAAATAATTTTAGTAAGGAGGATGTTATTTTATTTGCAGCCCTTGCTTCAAGAGAGGAAGATGCAGATGCAATTGATATGGCAATTTTAAATGAGGCAAAAAAGTTAGGGTTGATAGAGAAAATAAAAAGATATAAAATAAAGAAGTTTATCCCATTTGACCCAGTTATTAAAAGGACAGAGGCAGAGGTAACGAATGGAGAGACCTTTAAAGTTTCAAAAGGAGCTCCTCAGGTTATATTAGATTTATGCAATGCAGATGAGAAACTTAAAGAGAAAGTGAATAAAATAGTTGATAAGCTTGCTGAAAATGGTTATAGAGCTTTAGGAGTAGCTGTCTATAAAAATAACAAATGGCACTTTGCTGGAGTAATCCCACTATACGACCCACCGAGAGAAGATGCTCCATTGGCAATTAAAAAAATTAAAGAACTTGGAGTTAAAATAAAGATGGTTACAGGGGACCATGTAGCAATAGCAAAGAATATAGCAAAGATGCTTGGAATTGGAGACAAAATTATATCCATTAGTGAATTATTAAAAAAATTGAAAAGGGGAGAGGTTAAAAAGGAGAAATTTAATGATATTATTGAAGAAGCAGATGGATTTGCTGAGGTATTTCCAGAGCATAAGTATAAGATTGTTGATTCATTACAGAAAAAAGGGCATATGGTTGCTATGACCGGGGATGGGGTTAATGACGCTCCAGCATTAAAAAAAGCTGATTGTGGAATTGCTGTTTCTAATGCAACTGATGCTGCAAGAGCTGCTGCTGATATTGTCTTATTATCTCCAGGAATTTCTGTTATTGTTGATGCCATTCAAGAGGCAAGAAGAATATTTCAAAGGATGGAAAGCTATGTTATTTATAGAATAACAGAAACCATAAGAATCTTATTTTTTGTTGAACTATGCATATTAATCTTGGGAATTTATCCAATAACTGCTTTGATGATAGTGCTTTTGGCAATCTTAAATGATATCCCAATATTGGCAATTGCTTATGACAATGTTATTGAGCCAAGATATCCTGTAAAATGGAAAATGAAGGAAATTTTAACTATATCAACAATATTGGGACTTATTGGGGTTGTAAGTTCCTTCTTAATATTCTATATATCTGATGTTTTCTTCCATTTAACACTTGCAGAGTTGCAGAGTTTTGTATTTTTAAAGTTGATATTGGCAGGACATGCAACTATATTTGTTACAAGGATTAGAGATAGGTTGTGGAAGAAACCTTATCCAAGTAAATTATTGTTTTGGGGTGTTATAGGAACAAATATAATAGGGACTATTGTAGCCGCTGAGGGAATATTCATGGCACCAATTGGATGGAATTTAGCTTTATTTATGTGGCTTTATGCACATATATGGATGTTAATTAATGATGAGATTAAAATGATTTTACTAAAAAGAATAAAAATTGATTAA
- a CDS encoding CBS domain-containing protein — translation MRVMKIAQNKEVVTVYPTTTIRKALMTMNENRYRRLPVVNPGNNKVVGIITSMDIVDFMGGGSKYNLIREKHERNFLAAINEPVREIMEENVITLKENADIDEAIETFLTKNVGGAPIVNDDNQLISLITERDVIRALLDKIDENETIDDYITRDVIVATPGERLKDVARTMVRNGFRRLPVVSEERLVGIITSTDFIKLLGSDWAFNHMQTGNVREITNVRMEEIMKRDVLTAKEGDKLKEVAEIMVTNDIGALPVVGENLRIKGIITEKDVLKYFAK, via the coding sequence GTGAGAGTGATGAAAATTGCCCAAAATAAAGAGGTTGTAACTGTCTATCCAACAACTACAATAAGAAAAGCGTTAATGACAATGAATGAAAATAGATATAGAAGATTGCCGGTTGTAAATCCTGGAAATAATAAAGTTGTTGGTATAATTACAAGTATGGATATTGTAGATTTCATGGGTGGGGGTTCAAAATACAACTTAATTAGAGAGAAGCATGAAAGAAATTTCTTAGCTGCAATAAATGAGCCAGTTAGAGAGATAATGGAAGAGAATGTCATAACTCTCAAAGAAAATGCCGATATTGATGAAGCGATAGAAACATTCTTAACAAAGAATGTTGGTGGGGCTCCAATAGTTAATGATGACAACCAATTAATTTCATTAATTACAGAGAGAGATGTGATAAGAGCTTTATTAGATAAAATAGATGAAAATGAGACAATTGATGATTATATAACAAGAGATGTTATTGTAGCCACACCAGGAGAGAGGTTGAAGGATGTCGCGAGAACTATGGTTAGAAATGGGTTTAGAAGATTACCAGTTGTTAGTGAAGAGAGATTAGTGGGAATTATAACTTCAACCGACTTTATAAAACTTTTAGGTAGTGATTGGGCTTTTAACCACATGCAAACAGGAAATGTTAGAGAGATAACAAACGTTAGAATGGAAGAGATTATGAAGAGAGATGTTTTAACCGCAAAAGAAGGAGATAAATTAAAAGAAGTAGCTGAAATAATGGTAACTAATGATATTGGGGCTTTACCTGTAGTTGGTGAGAATTTGAGAATAAAAGGAATTATTACAGAGAAGGATGTTTTAAAATACTTTGCTAAATAA
- a CDS encoding DUF61 family protein, giving the protein MKDVEKIIKGIIKDMNPRFKKKTLKELLSEERPHIIINGKRHRIKRRELEFLKEIASEDLKIPIVLEVDSSLGGAIKVSGKEEVKVISKILGREIDIFSEKDVMYIYKPELKIVRRELPTTTQLIFKLSLFD; this is encoded by the coding sequence ATGAAAGATGTAGAAAAGATTATAAAAGGAATAATAAAAGATATGAATCCAAGGTTTAAGAAGAAAACTTTAAAAGAACTGTTAAGTGAAGAGAGACCACATATAATAATTAATGGTAAGAGACATAGAATAAAGAGAAGGGAACTTGAATTTTTAAAAGAAATAGCAAGTGAGGATTTAAAAATCCCAATTGTTTTGGAAGTAGATTCTTCTTTAGGAGGAGCAATAAAAGTTAGTGGAAAAGAAGAGGTTAAAGTTATCTCAAAAATATTAGGTAGAGAGATAGATATTTTTTCAGAAAAGGATGTAATGTATATATACAAGCCAGAACTAAAAATTGTTAGAAGGGAGTTACCAACAACAACACAACTTATATTTAAATTATCTTTATTTGACTAA
- a CDS encoding glycosyltransferase family 2 protein produces MKKQNNQINKDEIFIVIPAFNEEKIIGETLRNLKKEGYKNIIVVDDGSIDKTSEIAKKEDVIVCRHILNRGLGGALGTGIKCALQYKPKIIITFDADGQHHPKDVEKVVKPILFDGYDMVVGSRMMDKNELKNMPLVKRIGNFGLNFITYLMGGYFVTDSQSGLRAFSYEAAKKIIDDLKSDRYEVSSEFIILAKKHKLKLKEVPIKTIYTEYSMSRGTNVITGFKILFKLIMQKIF; encoded by the coding sequence ATGAAAAAGCAAAACAACCAAATTAATAAGGATGAGATATTTATTGTCATTCCTGCATTTAATGAAGAAAAGATAATTGGGGAAACCTTAAGGAATTTAAAAAAAGAAGGCTATAAAAATATAATTGTTGTTGATGATGGTTCAATAGACAAAACTTCAGAGATAGCTAAAAAAGAAGATGTTATAGTTTGTAGGCATATATTAAATAGAGGATTAGGAGGGGCTTTAGGGACTGGGATTAAATGTGCTTTGCAGTATAAGCCAAAAATTATTATAACCTTTGATGCTGATGGACAACATCATCCTAAGGATGTAGAAAAAGTTGTTAAACCAATATTATTTGATGGCTATGATATGGTTGTTGGTAGTAGAATGATGGATAAAAATGAGCTAAAAAATATGCCTTTAGTTAAAAGGATAGGGAATTTTGGATTAAATTTTATAACTTATTTGATGGGAGGCTATTTTGTAACTGACAGCCAAAGTGGATTGAGAGCTTTCTCTTACGAAGCGGCTAAGAAAATAATAGATGATTTGAAAAGCGATAGATATGAGGTTTCTTCAGAATTCATAATTTTAGCCAAGAAACATAAATTAAAGTTAAAAGAAGTCCCAATAAAGACAATTTATACTGAATATTCAATGAGTAGAGGAACTAACGTTATAACTGGGTTCAAGATATTGTTTAAGTTGATTATGCAGAAGATTTTTTAA
- a CDS encoding TIGR00341 family protein — translation MRYMKIIIPKKFLNTVEEILKKNNAYSISIIEPLKTSIEDGIIITCNAKARDAEKIVLELKKLGLGEKGHGSVTIMPANITFSCREEGMASTTLSPLELYYKAKTMVKITKNVLIKVVLASIMGVIGLIEHNIPTLIGAMIIAPLVDTVMGSAIGTVLGDKELFIDGMKKELICAVVVILCAFIPSLFFVSKDLVLEYLSETSIILSAIVAIIAGISGGISIASGKEYEIIGVTIDVSILIPALLMGMALATMEMNLIYITLILLIINIVLLDIGGYIGLKYKIGKVNQKVKH, via the coding sequence ATGAGATACATGAAAATTATAATCCCCAAAAAATTCCTAAACACTGTTGAAGAAATCTTAAAAAAGAATAATGCTTACTCAATATCCATAATTGAGCCATTAAAAACATCAATTGAAGATGGAATTATTATAACCTGCAATGCAAAGGCAAGAGATGCAGAAAAAATTGTTTTAGAGTTAAAAAAATTGGGTTTAGGGGAAAAAGGACATGGAAGTGTAACAATAATGCCAGCAAATATTACATTCTCATGTAGAGAAGAAGGAATGGCATCAACAACATTATCTCCTTTAGAGCTATATTATAAAGCAAAAACAATGGTGAAAATAACAAAAAATGTCCTAATCAAAGTTGTATTGGCAAGTATAATGGGAGTTATTGGGTTGATAGAGCATAACATCCCTACATTAATTGGGGCGATGATTATAGCACCTTTAGTAGATACTGTTATGGGTAGTGCAATAGGGACAGTTTTAGGTGATAAAGAGCTATTTATTGATGGAATGAAAAAAGAGCTTATCTGTGCAGTGGTTGTTATATTATGTGCATTTATTCCAAGTTTGTTCTTTGTCTCAAAGGATTTGGTTTTAGAATACCTCTCAGAGACATCAATAATATTGAGTGCAATAGTGGCAATTATTGCTGGTATTTCAGGGGGAATAAGTATTGCAAGTGGAAAAGAATATGAAATAATTGGGGTTACAATAGATGTTTCAATATTAATCCCTGCTTTATTAATGGGAATGGCTTTAGCAACAATGGAAATGAATCTAATTTATATAACCCTCATTCTGTTGATTATAAACATAGTGTTGTTAGATATTGGTGGATACATTGGATTAAAATACAAAATAGGAAAAGTGAATCAAAAGGTAAAACATTAA
- a CDS encoding pentapeptide repeat-containing protein: protein MEERKIKVKVIDKETGEVIGDFYEMFIECLKKGKDFRLENCIVDGYVDIREIYNRIKNDNGLKGLLEISEKLIGKKLVDTEVNKCVYVTIPISITILNAEFRGILSFDGGVNGVITKFGNENVFISLIFKKEVKFLNTTFEENVYFRGINFKENVKFLNSIFKRKADFSDSIIGRCTFYLSNFYGNVDFSEVTFGNDAFFVNSIFKSITKFEEIRFNLLVFSECIFEYISHFKSKQDNNGFAVFHKSSFGYKEVIIENFPLSKTSFLKTDVRGVLILCDVEDKKILSHELLNFKEYLLISDIIDKLNNISFEDYTEYDDIYTKIQKLLDIENEKPFDFTIKVIKIKVKILLRLKIQLKKFIKILATFMVGGLILLFFLYILLKITNLTYSVALLIVSIYSILYVIILFVEIALVIFLIPYWRIYEQYKNLKMDIYGTIYKYIHQSLNYKSVLAEYRNLRLSMENNRTYIEASELFKKEMDLIKEKSDIFEKFVIWLYGTISDYGESITKPILISMFVILAFPYITYFLNWVWMHISKLPLLNGFLNENGLAYEQILRAFFQLGMNEEVINNNKELQTLASYEWLIRIISLILLGSLFIAIKRRLERK from the coding sequence GTGGAAGAACGTAAAATCAAAGTTAAGGTTATTGATAAAGAGACGGGGGAGGTTATTGGAGATTTTTATGAAATGTTTATTGAATGTTTGAAGAAGGGGAAGGATTTTAGATTAGAAAATTGTATTGTTGATGGATATGTCGATATTCGAGAAATTTATAATAGGATTAAAAATGATAATGGGTTAAAAGGACTATTAGAAATATCTGAAAAATTAATTGGAAAAAAACTTGTTGATACCGAGGTTAATAAATGTGTCTATGTTACTATCCCAATTAGTATCACTATTTTAAATGCTGAATTTAGAGGAATATTGTCTTTTGATGGGGGAGTTAATGGAGTAATTACAAAATTTGGAAATGAAAATGTTTTCATATCTTTAATTTTTAAAAAAGAAGTTAAGTTTCTAAATACAACATTTGAGGAAAATGTTTATTTTCGTGGTATAAATTTTAAAGAAAATGTTAAATTTTTAAACTCAATATTTAAAAGAAAAGCTGATTTTAGTGATTCTATTATTGGGAGATGTACTTTTTATCTTTCAAATTTTTATGGAAATGTTGATTTTAGTGAAGTTACATTTGGGAACGATGCTTTTTTTGTTAATTCAATATTTAAATCAATAACAAAATTTGAAGAAATTAGATTTAATTTGTTAGTTTTTTCAGAATGTATTTTTGAGTATATCTCTCATTTTAAAAGTAAACAGGACAATAATGGTTTTGCAGTTTTCCATAAATCATCTTTTGGATATAAAGAAGTAATAATTGAAAACTTCCCACTGTCAAAAACATCTTTTTTAAAAACTGATGTAAGGGGCGTATTGATATTGTGTGATGTAGAAGACAAAAAAATCCTAAGTCATGAGTTATTAAACTTTAAAGAGTATCTGTTAATCAGTGATATAATAGATAAATTAAATAACATATCATTTGAGGATTATACAGAGTATGACGATATTTATACTAAAATACAAAAACTACTAGATATCGAAAATGAAAAACCTTTTGATTTTACAATAAAAGTTATAAAAATTAAAGTAAAAATACTGTTAAGACTAAAAATACAATTAAAAAAATTTATAAAAATACTGGCTACTTTTATGGTTGGTGGACTAATCTTACTGTTTTTTCTATATATATTATTAAAAATTACTAATTTAACATACTCTGTAGCCTTATTAATTGTTTCTATATACTCTATTTTATATGTCATAATTTTGTTCGTAGAAATTGCTCTAGTAATATTTTTAATTCCTTATTGGAGAATATATGAACAATATAAAAACTTAAAAATGGATATTTATGGTACAATTTATAAATATATTCATCAAAGTTTAAATTATAAATCAGTTCTTGCAGAATATAGGAATTTAAGATTATCTATGGAAAATAACAGAACATATATTGAGGCATCAGAGTTATTTAAAAAAGAAATGGATTTAATAAAAGAGAAATCAGATATTTTTGAAAAATTTGTTATTTGGCTTTATGGAACAATATCTGACTACGGAGAATCAATAACAAAACCAATATTAATCTCAATGTTTGTAATATTAGCATTTCCTTATATTACATATTTCTTAAATTGGGTATGGATGCATATTTCTAAACTTCCTTTATTAAATGGATTTTTAAATGAAAATGGTTTAGCATACGAGCAAATATTAAGAGCATTTTTCCAATTAGGAATGAATGAAGAAGTAATTAACAATAACAAAGAATTACAAACATTAGCAAGCTATGAATGGCTTATAAGGATAATCTCATTAATCCTATTAGGTAGTTTATTTATAGCAATTAAAAGAAGATTAGAAAGAAAATAA
- the pssA gene encoding CDP-diacylglycerol--serine O-phosphatidyltransferase, whose protein sequence is MFSIRKIITISDYVTMLNIITGLLAILLNSFSLIYISIIFDSLDGYVARKTNTVSDFGAELDSISDVVSFGVAPAYLLYSNFESTLSLIAAVIFCLCGALRLARFGILNVKGFIGLPIPAGALLLISFCQLINSNLINSILAILIGLLMISDIRYPKYPKKTFICIFAFSLILAIIGIPYFTLLLCLIYAIYGIVKYYKR, encoded by the coding sequence ATGTTTAGCATAAGGAAGATAATAACAATCTCTGACTATGTGACAATGCTAAATATCATCACTGGGCTTTTAGCTATCTTATTAAACAGCTTTTCATTAATATATATCTCAATAATTTTTGATTCCTTAGATGGCTATGTTGCAAGAAAAACAAATACCGTTTCTGACTTTGGGGCTGAGCTTGACAGTATTTCAGATGTTGTTAGCTTTGGTGTAGCACCTGCTTATTTGCTATATAGCAACTTTGAATCAACCCTATCTTTAATAGCAGCTGTTATATTCTGCCTTTGCGGAGCTTTAAGATTGGCGAGGTTTGGAATATTGAATGTTAAGGGATTTATTGGCTTACCAATACCAGCAGGAGCTCTATTGCTTATAAGCTTCTGCCAATTAATTAACAGCAATTTAATAAATTCAATATTGGCTATATTAATAGGGCTTTTGATGATTAGTGATATAAGATATCCGAAATATCCTAAGAAAACATTTATTTGTATATTTGCCTTCTCTTTAATCTTAGCTATAATTGGAATTCCATACTTTACTTTACTATTATGCTTAATCTACGCCATTTATGGAATAGTCAAATATTATAAGAGGTGA
- a CDS encoding protein kinase domain-containing protein — MDVLGKGHRGVVLKGIYNNKEVAIKIPRTDSPKNTILNEARILKLLEKYDIAPKVYEFEEDYLIMEFIDGEELKSAVDKLDKGRLLKVVEDILRITLKLDMLGIEHKEIQGGRHFLITDKKTYIIDFDKAKEKRTTRNFTGAVALLFGEGKIAKTIREKLNIGIDEIKFIREFAKKYKKL; from the coding sequence ATAGATGTTTTAGGGAAAGGGCATAGGGGAGTTGTATTAAAAGGAATTTATAACAATAAAGAGGTTGCCATAAAAATCCCAAGAACAGATAGTCCAAAAAACACCATATTAAATGAGGCAAGGATTTTAAAACTCTTAGAAAAGTATGACATAGCCCCAAAGGTTTATGAATTTGAAGAAGATTATCTAATTATGGAATTTATAGATGGTGAAGAGCTGAAATCAGCCGTTGATAAATTAGATAAAGGCAGATTATTAAAAGTAGTTGAAGACATCTTAAGAATAACATTAAAACTTGACATGCTTGGAATTGAACACAAAGAAATACAAGGCGGAAGGCATTTTTTGATAACTGACAAAAAAACTTATATCATTGACTTTGATAAAGCAAAGGAAAAAAGAACTACAAGAAACTTCACTGGGGCTGTTGCTCTATTATTTGGAGAGGGAAAAATAGCAAAAACAATCAGAGAAAAATTAAATATTGGAATTGATGAAATAAAATTTATAAGAGAGTTTGCAAAAAAATATAAAAAACTCTAA
- a CDS encoding proteasome assembly chaperone family protein → MVKIITRKIKDIEPLENALLIEGLPGIGHVGRLAAEHLVHEFNGEKFLELFCYDFPPQVLVKDDGTIEYMCAEFYAIKEPKPMIVVLGNTQALSPIGQYHLAEEIVKIGIQYGANFVYTLGGFGVGKLCEEIKVYGATTSKELAERLKEHGILFRTDGGGIVGAAGLMLMFADLNGIPGICLMGETPGYLIDPNAAKAVLEKFCKLENIEVDMTELEKRAKGMEQFIEKIKKFEEEMLKAAQAKPPSEEDLRYIG, encoded by the coding sequence ATGGTTAAAATCATTACAAGGAAAATAAAAGATATTGAACCATTAGAAAATGCCTTATTAATTGAAGGATTACCAGGAATTGGACATGTTGGAAGATTAGCTGCTGAGCATTTAGTTCATGAATTTAATGGGGAGAAGTTTTTAGAGTTGTTTTGCTATGACTTTCCACCACAAGTTTTAGTTAAGGATGATGGAACTATTGAATACATGTGTGCTGAATTCTACGCAATAAAAGAACCAAAACCAATGATTGTTGTTTTAGGAAATACTCAAGCTTTGTCACCAATTGGGCAATATCACTTAGCTGAAGAGATTGTTAAAATTGGAATACAGTATGGAGCTAACTTTGTCTATACCTTAGGTGGTTTTGGCGTAGGAAAATTATGTGAAGAAATTAAAGTTTATGGAGCTACAACATCAAAAGAGCTTGCTGAAAGACTTAAAGAGCATGGTATTTTATTCAGAACCGACGGGGGAGGGATTGTTGGAGCTGCTGGATTAATGTTAATGTTTGCTGATTTAAACGGCATTCCTGGAATTTGCTTAATGGGAGAAACTCCTGGCTATTTAATAGACCCAAATGCTGCAAAAGCAGTTTTAGAAAAGTTCTGCAAACTTGAAAATATAGAGGTAGATATGACAGAGTTAGAGAAAAGAGCTAAGGGCATGGAGCAGTTTATTGAAAAGATTAAGAAGTTTGAAGAAGAGATGCTAAAAGCTGCTCAAGCAAAACCACCAAGTGAGGAAGATTTAAGATACATTGGATAA